One Ailuropoda melanoleuca isolate Jingjing chromosome 14, ASM200744v2, whole genome shotgun sequence DNA segment encodes these proteins:
- the LOC105236905 gene encoding guanine nucleotide-binding protein G(I)/G(S)/G(O) subunit gamma-10-like has translation MSSRARMNAMQHLVEQLKLEANMEKIKVFQAAAELQEYCMQNVCRDALLVGIPARSNRFQKPRFCALP, from the coding sequence ATGTCTTCCAGGGCCAGGATGAATGCCATGCAGCACCTGGTGGAGCAGCTCAAGCTGGAGGCCAACATGGAGAAGATCAAGGTCTTCCAGGCAGCTGCAGAGCTTCAAGAGTATTGCATGCAGAATGTCTGCAGGGATGCCCTGCTGGTAGGTATTCCAGCTAGAAGCAACCGCTTCCAGAAGCCCAGATTCTGTGCTTTACCCTAA